The genomic window AAAATGCTCATATTGGTGAACGTAAAAGAACATCTGCTTCTTGTCAAGTTGATGGATTCTCTGATATGGCAGGTGGACATTCATTTAGACCAACAGCTGGTGATCGTATGCGTTATAAAATTCTTCATAAATTCCATGATTACAAAGCGCGTTTCAAAGATTATCATATGTGTGTAGGATGTGGACGTTGTACATCAAGATGTCCAGAATATATTTCAGTCACTGCAACAGTTGGAAAGATGGCAAAAGCTATTGCTGAAATTGAAAGTGAGGGTGAATAAATATGAATAATCCAATCAGACCAATTCCTTGTCCTATTCTTGATATTAAAAAAGAAAGTTTATTAGAATATACTTTTAAGGTTCAAACAGATATTCAACCTGATCATGGACAATTTTTACAGTTATCAATTCCAAAAGTTGGTGAAGCACCCATATCAGTATCAGCTCAAGGTGATGGCTGGCTAGATTTTACTATTCGCTCAGTTGGAAAAGTTACTGATGAAATTTTTAATAAAAAAGTTGGCGAGACTTTATTCTTGCGTGGCCCTTATGGACATGGCTGGCCATTAGAAGAAAAATTCAAGGGAAAGCATCTTGTTGTGATTACAGGTGGAACAGGCTTAGCGCCAGTAAGAAGTATGTTAAATACGTGTTTTGAAAATGATGGTTATGTTGAAAGTGTCACTTTGATTTCTGGCTTTAAAAATGAAGAAGGTATTATTTTTAAACCTGAATTGAAAAAATGGCAAGAAAAATTTAAGACTTATTATACTTTAGATAGAGATAAAATTGATGGATGGAATGTTGGTTTTGTCACTGACTTTGTAAAAGAAATTCCTTTTGAGAGTTATCAGGGGAATTATGAAGTTATCATTGTAGGTCCACCAATTATGATGAAATTAACTGCTGAAAAGGTGATGTCTTTAGGTGTTCCTGATGAAAAAATCTGGGTTTCTTTTGAAAGAAAAATGTCTTGTGCAATTGGGAAATGTGGACATTGTCGTATTGATGAAACATATGTCTGTTTAGATGGACCGGTGTTTAATTATAGCAAGGCTAAATATCTGGTAGACTAGGAGGATGCATTATGAATCATGATATTGATATAAAAAAATTAAGAATTAATTGTTTTAGACAATCAAAAGTTGCTGGTGAATTCATGTTGCAGATGAGAGTTCCTGGTTCTTTGATTGAAGCCAAATATTTACAGATTGTTCAAGATATTGCTCAATACTGGGGGAATGGAACATTTCATATTGGAATGCGTCAAACTTTAAATATTCCAGGCATTAAGTATGAAAATATTGATGAAGTGAATAAATATATTAAGCAGTATATTCAAGATATAGAAGTTGATTTATGTGATGTTGATATGGATGCGGATGATTATGGTTATCCAACGATTGGAGCCCGTAATATTATGAGCTGTATTGGAAATGCACATTGTATTAAAGCCAATGCTAACACATATCAATTAGCAAGAAAGATTGAGAAAATTATCTTCCCAAGTCATTATCATATTAAAATCTCTATTGCTGGATGTCCAAACGATTGTGCCAAAGGTCATTTTAATGATTTTGGAATTATGGGGATTGCTAAAATGGAGTATCATCAAGAAAGATGTATTGGTTGTGGAGCTTGCGTTCGTGCTTGTGAACACCATGCGACAAGAGTACTTTCTTTAAACAAAGATGGTAAGATTGATAAAGATACATGTTGTTGTGTAGGCTGTGGAGAATGTGTTTTGGCATGTCCGACAAGTGCCTGGACAAGACAGAATAAGACTTTCTATCGTGTCACATTAGGAGGACGTAGTGGAAAGCAATATCCAAGAATGGGAAAAATGTTTTTAAACTGGATCAGCGAAGATGCTTTGTTGCAAGTATTTGGGAATTGGCAAAAATTCTCAGCTTGGGTTATGGATAACAAACCAGAATATATTCATGGCGGTCATTTAATTGATATTTCAGGTTATCCAAAATTTAAAGAATTAATATTAGATGGTGTTGAATTGAATCCTGAATGTCAGGTGGCAGAAGAAATCTATTGGTCAGAAAATGAACAACGTGCAAATATTCATTTAAAACCTTTATCTCAACACAAAAAAGCAGGACCTCAAGAATAAAACCACGTTAGCGTGGTTTTTTTAGAGATAATGAAATTAGCAGTTATTGGTATTAGTCATAAAGAATTGGCGATAGATGCACGTTCTTCCTTTAGTTTTACAGATAGTCAAAAGCTAGAGTTTGCCAGTTTATTATTAGAACATCATATTGAACAATGTATTATTTTATCAACATGTAATCGTAGTGAAGTTTATATCATGAGCGATGATGATACACATTTATTAAAAGGGCTTTATCAAGATTTTTGTGATGAATCCTCATTCATTTATGTATATCAAGGTGAAGAAGCTATTCTTCATTTGTTGCGAGTGACAAGTGGTCTTGAATCAATGTTAATACGGGAAGACCAGATCTTAGGACAAGTCAAGAATGCATATGATTTTGCTAGAGACATGCATATTGGTGGAAAAGAAATTTATATGATTTTTCAAGAAGTGATTCACTTTGTTAAAAATTTAAAGACACAGTTTGCACAGCCATCACTTTCTTTAAGTCATATTGCCATTGAACATCTTAAACATCTCACAACCCTTACTCAAAAAAGGATCATGATTGTTGGAGCAGGAGAAGTGGCTTTATCTTGCCTTCCTTATCTCTATCCACAAAATCAAATCTATTTAATGAATAGAACATCTGCCCATACTCAAGATATTCAACAAAAATATCCCCTTATTCAATGCTTACCATTTGAACAGCGTATACCATTATTAAAAGAAATGGATATTTTAATCAGTGCCACAGCAAGTCCGCATCTTATCTTTCATACAAATGATTTTATTGATACTCATCTTATTGCAGTTGACTTAGCAATCCCAAGAGATATTGAGAAAAATAATTATATAGAATGCATTGATTTAGAAAGTCTCAATCAAGAAATTGAATTCAATAATCAGCAAAGATTAGAAGATCAGCAACATATATCAGAATTGATTAATCATGAGGTGAGTGTTATTCAAGGGAAGTTAAGTAGTATTGAAAATGATTATATGATACAATCATTACAGGAAAAAAGTTTAGAAATAGCCAATCAGACTTATCAATTGTTAATAAAGAAATTAAATCTTTCTCAAAAAGAACAATATATTTTACAAAAAACATTAAAAGCTTCTTTTTTACAAATGATAAGAGAACCTATTCATTGTATGAAAACAAATCAAATTGATGATTTAAGTATCATTCATCAAATATTTGGTATGAAAGAGGAGAAGAAATGAACATTATTATCGGCAGTCGAGGTTCAAAACTCGCTTTAAAACAAACAGAGTATGTAAGAGATATGTTACAAAATACATATCCAATGCATACCTATGAAATCAAAATTATTCACACAATGGGTGATAGAAATCAGAATATGCCATTAGATCAAATGGATGCTAAAGGTATCTTTGTTAATGAAATTGAAAATGAACTTCTTCATCATACCATTGACTTAGCTGTGCATAGTTTAAAAGATATGCCTAGTACTATGAGTGATGGATTGACATATGCAAAGACATTAAAACCAAGTGATTATCGTGATTGTCTGGTTTTAAAAAATAATCAAAGATTAGCTGATTTGCCATTAGGAAGCATTATCGCAACAGGAAGTAAACGAAGAAAATATCAGCTTTTAAAAATGCGTCCTGATTTACAAATTGTAGGTATTCGTGGAAATGTGAATACACGTATTGAAAAAATGCAAAATCAAAATATTGATGGGCTCGTTTTGGCAAGTGCTGGACTCAAGCGTTTAGGATTAACCCATATGATCAGTGAATATTTAAGTGAAGATGAGATGATTCCGGCTTGTGGACAAGGTATTTTGGCTTTGCAGGTGTGTCAGGATAGTCCATTGTTAGAGATGTTTGATCATATTGGTGATGATGAAGCACAATTACGTTTAGAATTAGAATGTCTGTATTTAGCTACTGTCAATGGAGGATGTCATATTCCAGTTGGAAGTTATGCAAAAATTGAAGATCAGTCAGTTCATTTTTATGCCCTATTAGGTGATGAAGAAGGTCAGCATCTTGTAAAAACTGATGCAGTTTTTGCACTTGATGAAGCCAAACAAAAAGTGATTGAGATAGCGAATCAGTTAAAGGAGCAAGTGTATGAACGGTAAAGTTTATCTTGTTGGTGGGGGACCTGGAGCGATTGAACTTTATACATTAAAAGCCATTGACTGTATTCAAAAGGCAGATTGTTTGCTTTATGATCGTTTAATTGATCCGCAAATTTTAGAATATACAAAACCAGAATGTGAGTGTATATATGTTGGTAAAAAATCAAGTCAACATACTTTACCTCAAGATAAGATCAATCAATTATTGGTTGAAAAAGCTCACCAATATCAGTATGTTGTACGTTTAAAGGGTGGCGATGTTTATGTCTTTGGTAGAGGTGGTGAGGAAGCACTGGCACTTTATGAAAATCATATTGAGTTTGAAGTTGTTCCAGGACTCTCTTCATCGATTGCTGGTTTAAGTTATGGGGGAGTGCCAATCACACACAGAGGATTATCTTCAGGATTTATGGTTGTGACTGCTCATCATCAAAATGAAAAAGAATGGGATTATCAACGCTTTTTAAATGATGATTTAACATATGTCTTTATGATGGGGTTATCAGAATTACCAACAATTGTAGAGAATCTTTTAAAAGTTGGTAAAAAATCAGAGACACCAATTGCATTGATAAGTCATGCAACATTGAAGAATCAAAAAACTCTTTATGGTGAGTTAGCCAATATATTAGATAAAGTGAAAAAACAGCCAATGGTATCACCTATGTTGATTGTGGTGGGGGCAGTTGTATCATTGCACAATCAGTTAAATTTTTATGAAAGAAAGCCATTCTTTCGTAAAAAAGTTTTGGTGACAACAGTTACAAATCAAAGAATTTCTTTAACGAAGTATTTTGATGAACAGGGGGCTTTTGTGAAACAACTTCAGTTAGGGGAAATCAGTTATCAATTGCCTCATAGACCAGTCAATTTTAAACAAAGTGTGATTGTGTTTACGAGTCAAAATGGGATAAAAGGATTTTTTAATTGGTTAAAAGAGACAAAATGTGATTATCGGCAGTTATCTGATACACGTTTTGCTTGTATTGGAGAAAAGACTGCAAAATTGTTATATCAATATGGTTTTATGAGTGATTTGATTGCGCATGAGGCTAATAGTGAGGCTTTCAATGAAGATTTAAAAACATTTCTTAAAGCAGATGAAAGAATGATTGTTGTGAGTCATAAAGAAGAGTCATCAATTGAAAGAAAAACAGATCGTGATTTGTTCTTATCGGTTTATGATAATCAAGAAAGACAAGTGGATGAGAATGATTCTTATGATTTGGTTTGTTTTACATGTGCTTCATCAGTTGAAAGATTATCAAAACAGAATTGTCTCATCAAGAAAGCTTTATCAATTGGACCTATGACTTCAAAAGCCATTAGAAAATATTATCCCAATGTTAAAATTATTGAAGCTGATGAAAATAGTTATCAGGGAATGATTAAGAAAATCGAGGTGTATAAAGATGTTTTATAGAGGGCGAAGATTAAGAGAAAATCAGGTCACACGTTCATTAATGTGTGAAACACATTTACATGTTGAACAGTTGATTTATCCAATATTTGTTGTAGAAGGAACAAATATAAAACAGGAAATTTCATCATTACCAGGTGTTTATCATTATTCTATAGATTGTTTAAAAGATGTCATTGCTCAAATGAATGAAGTTGGCTTGAAGGCTTGTATTTTATTTGGAATACCTGAACATAAAGATAGTGTTGCAAGTGAAGCATACGCAGAATCCGGAATTTTACAACAGGCTATTCGTGAAATCAAAAGAATTGATCCTGATATGTTTGTGATTGGTGATGTATGTATGTGTGAGTATACTGATCATGGTCACTGTGGGATAATAGATGAACATGGACATATCGATAATGATCAAACATTACCTTATCTACAAAAGATTACTCTTAGTTATGCAATGAGTGGTGTTGATATGGTTGCTCCTAGTGCGATGATGGATGGACAAATATTAGCTATGCGTCAAATTTTAGATGAAAATGGCTATTATCAATTGCCTATCATGGGATATAGTGCAAAATTTGCTTCAGCATATTATGGACCATTTAGAGAAGCTGCGCATAGTGCTCCGGCTTTTGGAGACCGAAGTGCTTATCAGATGGATGTTGCGAATGGACAAGAGGCATTAAGAGAAATTGCAGCAGATATTGATGAAGGTGCAGATATTATTATGGTGAAGCCAGCTTTGGCATTTTTAGATGTCATTAAAGAAACAAAATTAAATTTTAATGTTCCGATTTGCGCTTATAATGTAAGTGGTGAATATGCTATGTTAAAAATGGCAGTTGAACAAGGATTAATGAAGGAATCAGTTATCGAGGAATCTTTATTAGCCATCAAAAGGGCTGGTGCAGATATGATTATTACTTATTTTGCATTAGATATTGCAAGAAAGATGAGGAATTTATAAAATGACGAATGAAGAGATTTATGAAATGGCTTGTCAATATATTCCTGGTGGTGTTAATTCACCAGTTCGGGCTTTTCAATCTGTTCATACTTCTCCTATATTTGTAAAAAGTGCACAGGGTGCACACTTGATTGATGAAGAAGGACATGAATATATTGATTATATATGTTCTTGGGGACCATTGATTTTAGGACATAATCATCCAGTTGTCACGGATGCTATTCAAAAAGCAAGTCAATATGGAACAAGTTTTGGATTGCCTTCAAAAGTTGAAGTTGATATGGCTCGATTGATTGTGGAGAGTTATGAAGGTATTGATATGGTAAGAATGGTTAATTCTGGAACAGAGGCAACTATGAGTGCATTGCGTGCTGCAAGGGGATATACACATAAAAATAAGATTATTAAATTTGAAGGAAATTATCATGGGCATAGTGATGGTTTATTGGTGAAAGCAGGATCAGGGGCCATGACATTCCAAACTCCAACCAGTTTAGGAATACCTGAATCAGTCATTTCTCAAACAATTGTTTGTCAATATAATGATTTACAATCAGTGGAAGAGGCTATTTGTCATTATCCCCAAGATATAGCTGCGATTATCTTGGAACCAGTTGCGGCAAATATGGGGATAGTTCAGGGGCAATCGCATTTTTTAAAGGGGTTAAGAAGATTATGTGATGAACATCATATCGTTTTGATTTTTGATGAAGTGATTACTGGCTTTAGAGTTTCTTACAATAGTTGTCCTCAATATTTAGGGATTGTTCCTGATATGGTTTGTTTTGGAAAAATTATTGGTGGGGGATTGCCAGTTGGTGCTTATGGCGGAAAAAAAGAAATCATGCAGTTGATTTCTCCATTGGGACCTATTTATCAGGCTGGAACGCTTTCTGGTAATCCATTAGCAATGAGTGTTGGAATAGCTCAATTGACTTATCTGAAAGAACATCCAGAAGTTTATACGCATATCAATCATTCAGCACAATATTTAGCAAAAGGTATTCAAGACATTTTAGCCAATCTTCATTTGCCTTTTCAAGTTCATTGCGTTGAAAGTTTATTGACACTTTTCTTCACTGATCAGGAAGTTCATAATTATAAAGATTCACAAACTTGTCAAACGGAATTATATGCAATCTTTTTTCAAGAGATGTTACATCAGGGTATTTTGATTGCTCCTAGTCAATTTGAAGCATGGTTTATTAGTGATAGTCATACCCAAGATGATCTTGATAAAACTTTAAAAGCGATTTGTCAGGCTTTGGTGAAAGTTTATGATGCCATGGCTGATTGATTTTCAAGATGAAAAGGTTATTATCATTGGTGGAGGTAAAGTTGCATTTCGTAAGGCTGAGCAGTTTTTAAAACATCAAGCTCAAGTTATCGTCATCGCCAGAGACTTTATTGATGATTTTCAATTATTAGATTGCCAGCAAATTCAAGATCAGTATTCTTGTCATTATTTAAATGAGGCATTCTTTGTTTATAGTGCAACTGATGATAAAGAAATTAATCAGCAAATTGTCAATGATGCCAAAAGGATGCATATTATGTGTGCAAGTGCTACAGCAAGCAATGCTCAATTCATGAGTATGTCAGAAATTCAAACTGAAAACATGACATTAGGCATTTCTACAAATGGCACATACCCAGCATTTTCTAAAAAGTTAAAAACAGATTTATTAAAATATGATGAATATATTGGAGTGCTTGCAAAGATACGGAGTGAAGTCTTGCAAAAAGAGATAGTAAGTTCAAAATATCGTCAACGCTTTTTCAATCAGCTCATGTTATTTGAAAAAGAGGAACTTGAATTGATTTGGGATTTTATAAAACATGCAAGGGGTCTGGTTTTGATTTTTCATCGTTCATTAGATGAAACAGCATATGCATTTGCAAAATCATGTCAGGGATATCCAATCGCTTTTTCAGATCATCAATTTCAATTAAAAATAGAAACATTACAAATGTTAGAAATAGAATTGATCATTCAGCCAATGGTCATTGCATATGGAAAGATTTACGATCGTATTCAGGCAAGTTTATCTATTCAATGTCAAGAACCTTTATTTGTAGATAAATATGTGTTAAAAGATATTTATTCTCCATTGAAAAAACGTCTGTTTTTAATTCATCCTAGACAAACAAGAGAGTTATATGACTTATTGTCATCTTATGGTGATGTTTATACTTTTAATGATACTGAATATTTTGATTATGATTATGATATAATTATCCCTTTTCTTTTACAAAAAGGGTATCATTATCAAAAAGATATTTTAAGAATTCGAGATATGATGAATGGAAAATATCATGAGTTTCGATCTGTTTTATTAGAAGATGATCAAGTAAAGGATAAATTAATTCAAAAAATAAAAAGTCTTTAAATTTTTATCAAATTCATTGATAGAATAACTAAAAAAATGTACTTATGATTGTACATTTTTTTAGTTATTGTCTTTATGAATAAGAGATACATGTGTGAGATGAGAATAATAATCAAACCACATTTTTGTTGATGAAAAGAATGAAAGAATAAATTGACATAATGTTAAGAAAAAGATAATTAATAATATAATAATACCACTATAACAAAGAATCGGATTGATCTGTTTTGTTAAAAGAAGAAGCTGATAGAAATAATATGGTGTAGGTAATATGAAGAGATAAAGCGGAATATAGTGGATGAGATATTGATATTTTTTGGTTCCTGCTGGATCTTCTAAAGCTATACGGGTAAGTAATTTACCAATTGTTTGACCATGCTTACAAAATGGCAGCAGAATATAAAAGATGCAAATAATGATAAAATAACTGATATGATAAGGAATATTGATGAAATGAAGCATCAACATAATAATCACTATAAATAATGCATCAATAATAAAAGCAAAAAATTTTCTTGGTTTAGAAACTTTCTGTCCCTTTTCATAAGCAATTGCATCTAACTTTTCTCGAGAGGGTAAGAATTTTGCAAATAATGGACAGATTGCATAACCTAATGTTCCTCCCAGTGTATTTGTAATTAAATCATCGACTTCAAATAAACGATAGGGTCTTGGATAAATACCAAATAATGCACTTAATTGAATGAGTTCGAATGATAAAGAAAGTAAAAAGCTAAAAAGAATTGTTTTCTTGAGACTACATTGAAAATAATATCTTAAATAAACTCCAAATGGGAAAGTGAGTAAGATATTAAAGAGAGTCACCATCATGGCAGGTTGTTTTAATGTAGGAATATAAGTAGAGGGCTGATTCCAGATAAATGGAGTTGTTTGAATAATTTCTCCTACAGAATGAAAAGGTCTAAGTTCCATAATTGGTGAAGTCATTTTGGCAACTGATTCAATAGATGGTAAAGGCAACATTGTCATAAAGTAGGCATTGATCATATAATAAATAAATGAAAAGATAATCAAACTTCTTAAGATTGGGATGGAACCATATTTATGGTACTGATAAATTGCATATGGTAGAGTTAAACAAAAAGCGATGAATGGAAAAACAATCATCGCTACTTGAATAGGAATTAAATAAACTGACATTATAATAATCCCATCTCTATCATTTTTAAACCAATATCTACTGAATTATAAGCAGCACCTTTCATTAATTGATCAGAGACAACCCACAAACTTAAAGCATGATCATTATCTAAATCTTTTCTTACACGCCCAACATGAACAAGTTCATCACCAATAAATAATGTAGCCATAGGATAAATTTGATTTTCAATATCATCATATAATTCAACCCCATGAGAATTTGATAAAAGTTCAAAAACTTTATCTATATCAATTGGTTTTTTTGTTTCAATATAAACAGATTCACTATGTCCTCTTAAAACCGGAACACGGACACAAGTTGCATTCACCTTTATATCTTTATTAAAGATTTTTTTTGTTTCATTAACCATTTTCATTTCTTCTTTAGTGAAATGATTATCTAAATCAAATTTATCAACTTGAGGAATACAGTTAAAAGCAATTGGGAAATGTTTCTTATCTCCTGCACAAGGAAGTGTTTTAGCCACGGGTTCTTTTCCATCTAATACTTCTTGAGATTGTCTATAAAGTTCTTCCATACCAGCAACTCCTGCACCAGAAACAGCTTGATATGTAGAAACAATAATTCTTTCAATATCAAAATATTCATTTAAACGATTTAAGGCACTCACCATTTGAATCGTTGTACAATTTGGATTGGCAATAATACCTTTATGATTTTTCAACGCTTCAGCGTTGACTTCAGGTACCACCAAAGGAACATCTGGATCCATTCTAAAATGTGATGTATTATCAATATTAATACATCCTGCTTTCACTGCATAAGGCATATATTTTTCAGAAATGCTTCCACCAGCACTCCAAAATGCAACATCAATACCTTCAAAAGAATTTTCAGTTAATTCTTCAATAACAAACTCCTGTCCTTCATATTCAATAACTTTTCCTGCACTTCTAGCAGAAGCTAATAATTTTAAATTTTCAAAAGGAAATTTGAATTGAAAGATACATCTTAACATTTCTCTTCCAACCGCCCCTGTAGCACCAACAATCGCAACTTTATATGTTTTCATTTTTATATGTCCTCCCTAACCTAAGAATGCCTCGTGTAATAACACTTGCGCTTTTTTGACATCATCTCTATCTATATAACATGAAATATTAATTTCACTACAAGATGTCATTTCAACATTAATATCATTACTCATTAATGTATTGTAAACTTTTTGGAACATGCCTTTATTGTTTTTAATACCAACACCTATAACAGCAACTTTTCCAATATTGCCTCTAACAATTGTTTTTTGTGGTTTTAATATTTCTTTTAAGTCATTAATAACTTCCACAACACCTGGAACATCTTTATCATTGATGATTAAAGAAATATCCATTTTACCTCCACCTACTAAAGCTTGATTAAAAACATTGACATTGACATTTGCTTCAGCAATTTTTTCAAAAAGTTGTCCAGCTCCATTGACTTTGGCATCAACACCAACTAGGGTAATACGAGCTTCGTTTTGTGAACCGGTAATTCCTGATATAATTAATTGATTTAAATGGTCTTTCATGATTTTCTCATCTCCTAACACATATGTTCCTTTACTCTCATCAAATGAACTTCTTGCATGAATAACGATATCATGTTTGGCAGCTAACTGCACACAACGATGATTAAGCACCTTGGCTCCATTTTTAGATAATTCTAACATTTCAGCATAACTGATATAGTCCAATTTGATTGCATCTGGAACAATTCTTGGATCAGCAGTATAAATGCCGTTTACATCACTATAAATTTCAACTTCACTGGCATCAATCGCAACC from Candidatus Stoquefichus sp. SB1 includes these protein-coding regions:
- the asrB gene encoding anaerobic sulfite reductase subunit AsrB gives rise to the protein MNNPIRPIPCPILDIKKESLLEYTFKVQTDIQPDHGQFLQLSIPKVGEAPISVSAQGDGWLDFTIRSVGKVTDEIFNKKVGETLFLRGPYGHGWPLEEKFKGKHLVVITGGTGLAPVRSMLNTCFENDGYVESVTLISGFKNEEGIIFKPELKKWQEKFKTYYTLDRDKIDGWNVGFVTDFVKEIPFESYQGNYEVIIVGPPIMMKLTAEKVMSLGVPDEKIWVSFERKMSCAIGKCGHCRIDETYVCLDGPVFNYSKAKYLVD
- the asrC gene encoding sulfite reductase subunit C produces the protein MNHDIDIKKLRINCFRQSKVAGEFMLQMRVPGSLIEAKYLQIVQDIAQYWGNGTFHIGMRQTLNIPGIKYENIDEVNKYIKQYIQDIEVDLCDVDMDADDYGYPTIGARNIMSCIGNAHCIKANANTYQLARKIEKIIFPSHYHIKISIAGCPNDCAKGHFNDFGIMGIAKMEYHQERCIGCGACVRACEHHATRVLSLNKDGKIDKDTCCCVGCGECVLACPTSAWTRQNKTFYRVTLGGRSGKQYPRMGKMFLNWISEDALLQVFGNWQKFSAWVMDNKPEYIHGGHLIDISGYPKFKELILDGVELNPECQVAEEIYWSENEQRANIHLKPLSQHKKAGPQE
- the hemA gene encoding glutamyl-tRNA reductase; this translates as MKLAVIGISHKELAIDARSSFSFTDSQKLEFASLLLEHHIEQCIILSTCNRSEVYIMSDDDTHLLKGLYQDFCDESSFIYVYQGEEAILHLLRVTSGLESMLIREDQILGQVKNAYDFARDMHIGGKEIYMIFQEVIHFVKNLKTQFAQPSLSLSHIAIEHLKHLTTLTQKRIMIVGAGEVALSCLPYLYPQNQIYLMNRTSAHTQDIQQKYPLIQCLPFEQRIPLLKEMDILISATASPHLIFHTNDFIDTHLIAVDLAIPRDIEKNNYIECIDLESLNQEIEFNNQQRLEDQQHISELINHEVSVIQGKLSSIENDYMIQSLQEKSLEIANQTYQLLIKKLNLSQKEQYILQKTLKASFLQMIREPIHCMKTNQIDDLSIIHQIFGMKEEKK
- the hemC gene encoding hydroxymethylbilane synthase encodes the protein MNIIIGSRGSKLALKQTEYVRDMLQNTYPMHTYEIKIIHTMGDRNQNMPLDQMDAKGIFVNEIENELLHHTIDLAVHSLKDMPSTMSDGLTYAKTLKPSDYRDCLVLKNNQRLADLPLGSIIATGSKRRKYQLLKMRPDLQIVGIRGNVNTRIEKMQNQNIDGLVLASAGLKRLGLTHMISEYLSEDEMIPACGQGILALQVCQDSPLLEMFDHIGDDEAQLRLELECLYLATVNGGCHIPVGSYAKIEDQSVHFYALLGDEEGQHLVKTDAVFALDEAKQKVIEIANQLKEQVYER
- the cobA gene encoding uroporphyrinogen-III C-methyltransferase; the protein is MNGKVYLVGGGPGAIELYTLKAIDCIQKADCLLYDRLIDPQILEYTKPECECIYVGKKSSQHTLPQDKINQLLVEKAHQYQYVVRLKGGDVYVFGRGGEEALALYENHIEFEVVPGLSSSIAGLSYGGVPITHRGLSSGFMVVTAHHQNEKEWDYQRFLNDDLTYVFMMGLSELPTIVENLLKVGKKSETPIALISHATLKNQKTLYGELANILDKVKKQPMVSPMLIVVGAVVSLHNQLNFYERKPFFRKKVLVTTVTNQRISLTKYFDEQGAFVKQLQLGEISYQLPHRPVNFKQSVIVFTSQNGIKGFFNWLKETKCDYRQLSDTRFACIGEKTAKLLYQYGFMSDLIAHEANSEAFNEDLKTFLKADERMIVVSHKEESSIERKTDRDLFLSVYDNQERQVDENDSYDLVCFTCASSVERLSKQNCLIKKALSIGPMTSKAIRKYYPNVKIIEADENSYQGMIKKIEVYKDVL
- the hemB gene encoding porphobilinogen synthase; its protein translation is MFYRGRRLRENQVTRSLMCETHLHVEQLIYPIFVVEGTNIKQEISSLPGVYHYSIDCLKDVIAQMNEVGLKACILFGIPEHKDSVASEAYAESGILQQAIREIKRIDPDMFVIGDVCMCEYTDHGHCGIIDEHGHIDNDQTLPYLQKITLSYAMSGVDMVAPSAMMDGQILAMRQILDENGYYQLPIMGYSAKFASAYYGPFREAAHSAPAFGDRSAYQMDVANGQEALREIAADIDEGADIIMVKPALAFLDVIKETKLNFNVPICAYNVSGEYAMLKMAVEQGLMKESVIEESLLAIKRAGADMIITYFALDIARKMRNL
- the hemL gene encoding glutamate-1-semialdehyde 2,1-aminomutase; the protein is MTNEEIYEMACQYIPGGVNSPVRAFQSVHTSPIFVKSAQGAHLIDEEGHEYIDYICSWGPLILGHNHPVVTDAIQKASQYGTSFGLPSKVEVDMARLIVESYEGIDMVRMVNSGTEATMSALRAARGYTHKNKIIKFEGNYHGHSDGLLVKAGSGAMTFQTPTSLGIPESVISQTIVCQYNDLQSVEEAICHYPQDIAAIILEPVAANMGIVQGQSHFLKGLRRLCDEHHIVLIFDEVITGFRVSYNSCPQYLGIVPDMVCFGKIIGGGLPVGAYGGKKEIMQLISPLGPIYQAGTLSGNPLAMSVGIAQLTYLKEHPEVYTHINHSAQYLAKGIQDILANLHLPFQVHCVESLLTLFFTDQEVHNYKDSQTCQTELYAIFFQEMLHQGILIAPSQFEAWFISDSHTQDDLDKTLKAICQALVKVYDAMAD
- a CDS encoding precorrin-2 dehydrogenase/sirohydrochlorin ferrochelatase family protein, with protein sequence MMPWLIDFQDEKVIIIGGGKVAFRKAEQFLKHQAQVIVIARDFIDDFQLLDCQQIQDQYSCHYLNEAFFVYSATDDKEINQQIVNDAKRMHIMCASATASNAQFMSMSEIQTENMTLGISTNGTYPAFSKKLKTDLLKYDEYIGVLAKIRSEVLQKEIVSSKYRQRFFNQLMLFEKEELELIWDFIKHARGLVLIFHRSLDETAYAFAKSCQGYPIAFSDHQFQLKIETLQMLEIELIIQPMVIAYGKIYDRIQASLSIQCQEPLFVDKYVLKDIYSPLKKRLFLIHPRQTRELYDLLSSYGDVYTFNDTEYFDYDYDIIIPFLLQKGYHYQKDILRIRDMMNGKYHEFRSVLLEDDQVKDKLIQKIKSL
- a CDS encoding VanZ family protein gives rise to the protein MSVYLIPIQVAMIVFPFIAFCLTLPYAIYQYHKYGSIPILRSLIIFSFIYYMINAYFMTMLPLPSIESVAKMTSPIMELRPFHSVGEIIQTTPFIWNQPSTYIPTLKQPAMMVTLFNILLTFPFGVYLRYYFQCSLKKTILFSFLLSLSFELIQLSALFGIYPRPYRLFEVDDLITNTLGGTLGYAICPLFAKFLPSREKLDAIAYEKGQKVSKPRKFFAFIIDALFIVIIMLMLHFINIPYHISYFIIICIFYILLPFCKHGQTIGKLLTRIALEDPAGTKKYQYLIHYIPLYLFILPTPYYFYQLLLLTKQINPILCYSGIIILLIIFFLTLCQFILSFFSSTKMWFDYYSHLTHVSLIHKDNN